In one window of Arachis ipaensis cultivar K30076 chromosome B06, Araip1.1, whole genome shotgun sequence DNA:
- the LOC107648509 gene encoding probable glycosyltransferase At5g25310, whose product MNIRCTFFFAAPLSLLAFFFLILLILQGHFFQFVTTFSAASTTGFSIPTDRLRTKFFGENHPHFAVGATGVIHWKNTAERTATRRVRKVEEELAGARASIRKAAAAAASDEDIERSNGTFATTVGNGDGGFDDGGDHYIPAGDVYRNSRLFYRSYLEMEKMFKIYVYQDGELPITHDGPCKDIYSIEGRFIQELEHGVRGGKFRTHDPNLAHVYFFPFSVTWMVKYLYTPLSYNLTPLKQFVSDYVRVVSTKYPFWNRTLGADHFMLACHDWAPHASKGNPSLYHNSIRVLCNANTSEGFKPRKDVSLPEIHLYGGEVSPKLLSPPKDNTPRNYLAFFAGGEHGPIRPILLHHWKNLNNNNDDLIRVYEYLPKGLDYYSFLLNSKFCLCPSGHEVASPRIVESIYAECVPVIISEGYVLPFSDVLRWEAFSVQMDVSDIPRLKDVLSAIPEERYWKLKEGVRAVRRHFTLNQPAKRYDAFHMILHSIWLRRLNIELN is encoded by the exons ATGAACATTCGATGCACTTTTTTCTTCGCTGCACCTCTCTCTCTTCTcgccttcttcttcctcattcttctcattcttcAAGGTCACTTCTTCCAATTCGTCACCACCTTCTCCGCCGCCTCCACCACCGGATTTTCCATTCCAACGGATCGCCTCCGAACCAAATTTTTCGGCGAGAATCATCCGCACTTCGCCGTCGGAGCCACCGGCGTTATTCATTGGAAAAATACCGCAGAACGAACTGCCACG AGGAGAGTGAGAAAAGTTGAAGAAGAGCTGGCGGGAGCTAGAGCTTCGATACGAAAGGCGGCGGCGGCGGCAGCATCGGACGAAGATATTGAGAGAAGCAATGGCACTTTTGCAACCACCGTAGGTAACGGAGATGGCGGATTTGACGACGGCGGCGACCACTACATTCCCGCCGGAGATGTGTATCGTAACTCCCGCCTATTTTACCG GAGCTACTTGGAGATGGAGAAAATGTTCAAGATATACGTATACCAAGATGGTGAACTTCCAATAACTCATGATGGCCCGTGCAAGGACATATACTCAATTGAAGGAAGGTTCATCCAAGAGCTAGAGCATGGTGTACGTGGAGGGAAGTTTAGGACACATGACCCCAATTTGGCTCATGTTTACTTCTTCCCATTCAGTGTGACTTGGATGGTGAAGTACCTCTACACTCCATTGTCTTACAATCTCACTCCTTTAAAGCAGTTTGTCTCTGATTATGTCAGAGTGGTCTCTACAAAGTACCCCTTTTGGAATAGAACTCTTGGTGCTGACCACTTCATGCTTGCTTGTCATGATTGG GCTCCTCATGCATCAAAGGGAAATCCTTCTCTCTACCACAACTCAATCCGAGTCTTATGCAATGCCAACACTTCAGAGGGCTTCAAACCAAGAAAAGATGTATCCTTACCAGAAATTCACCTCTATGGAGGTGAAGTTTCCCCAAAACTCCTCTCACCTCCAAAAGACAACACCCCAAGAAACTACCTTGCTTTCTTTGCTGGGGGAGAACACGGCCCAATTAGGCCTATACTCCTCCACCACTGGAAAAACCTGAACAACAACAATGATGATCTTATTCGTGTGTATGAGTACCTCCCTAAGGGCTTAGACTACTACTCCTTCTTGCTCAACTCAAAGTTCTGCCTTTGCCCAAGTGGGCATGAAGTTGCTAGCCCAAGAATAGTTGAGTCAATTTATGCAGAGTGTGTTCCTGTGATCATATCAGAGGGTTATGTTTTGCCCTTCAGTGATGTGCTTCGATGGGAGGCATTTTCAGTTCAGATGGATGTTTCGGATATTCCAAGGTTGAAAGATGTTCTTAGTGCAATTCCAGAGGAGAGGTATTGGAAGCTTAAGGAAGGAGTAAGGGCAGTGAGGAGACATTTCACACTTAATCAACCAGCTAAGAGATATGATGCCTTTCACATGATCTTGCACTCTATATGGCTAAGGAGATTGAATATAGAACTTAATTAA
- the LOC107647644 gene encoding ACT domain-containing protein ACR2 — MNKVCWPYFDPEFDSLTERIYGPPCRVSIDNESMDGCTVVKVDSVNKQGLLLEVVQVLTDMNLQIYKSFISSDAGWFMDVFHVRDEHGNKLTDQKVINYIQRAIGRSRGFSSQLSSQSNSIIYNPYMTTTNSYSYDNNNVFPYDDHPNEQHTAIELTGADRPGLLSEISAALTDLHCNVVEAHAWSHNARLACVAYISDQSTDTAIDDPSRLATIQGHLTTVLRATTDSNDKGLDSSPNHPDVKTSEFLGGEGTMTTVERRLHQMMLSVRDFESPSTKERRKRMVKIESCDEKGYSIVSIDCKDRPRLMFDTVCTLTDMQYVIFHASISSHEAYAFQEYFIRHIDGYALNTASEKERVIN; from the exons ATGAATAAAGTTTGTTGGCCTTACTTTGATCCTGAGTTTGATAGTCTCACTGAAAGAATATATGGCCCACC TTGCCGAGTCAGCATTGACAATGAAAGCATGGATGGATGCACAGTAgtgaag GTAGATAGTGTTAACAAACAAGGTCTTCTTTTAGAAGTGGTGCAAGTTTTGACGGACATGAACCTTCAAATCTACAAAAGCTTTATTTCATCTGATGCTGGCTGGTTCATGGATG TGTTTCATGTTAGAGATGAACATGGCAACAAACTAACCGACCAGAAAGTCATCAACTATATCCAGCGG gCAATAGGAAGATCAAGAGGGTTTTCATCTCAATTATCCTCACAAAGCAACAGCATCATCTATAATCCGTACATGACCACAACAAATTCCTACTCCTACGACAACAATAATGTCTTCCCATATGATGACCACCCAAATGAGCAGCATACCGCCATCGAATTGACCGGAGCCGACCGCCCCGGCCTGCTCTCGGAGATCTCGGCTGCCCTAACTGACCTCCATTGCAACGTAGTTGAGGCTCATGCATGGAGCCACAATGCCAGGCTGGCATGTGTGGCCTACATTTCAGATCAATCCACGGACACGGCCATCGATGACCCTAGTCGTCTGGCAACAATCCAGGGTCATCTCACCACGGTGCTTAGGGCAACTACAGACTCTAATGACAAGGGTCTGGATAGTAGCCCTAACCACCCTGATGTGAAGACCTCGGAGTTTCTTGGTGGCGAAGGCACCATGACGACCGTGGAGAGGAGGTTGCACCAGATGATGCTTAGTGTTAGGGACTTTGAGAGTCCTTCAacaaaagagagaaggaagagaatGGTGAAGATTGAAAGCTGTGATGAAAAGGGTTATTCAATTGTGAGCATAGATTGTAAGGACCGTCCAAGACTCATGTTTGATACCGTTTGCACCTTAACGGATATGCAGTACGTCATTTTCCATGCTTCCATTAGCTCCCATGAAGCCTATGCATTTCAG GAGTATTTCATCAGGCATATAGACGGATATGCTTTGAACACAGCAAGCGAGAAGGAAAGAGTAATTAACTGA